A region from the Methanofollis liminatans DSM 4140 genome encodes:
- a CDS encoding phosphopantetheine adenylyltransferase — translation MKIMVGGTFSPLHAGHKKLISRSFELAGPEGKVVIGLSSDAFAGRKSHPVMQYEQRRAALERYVRSLPPGAAWEIEELNDRYGSALEANFDILVVSEETLPVALEINRLRRAKGKKMVEIYQIACVLAEDGRWISSTRIIRGEIDEAGHLIG, via the coding sequence ATGAAGATTATGGTGGGGGGCACCTTCTCCCCCCTTCATGCCGGCCATAAGAAACTGATATCGCGCTCGTTCGAACTTGCGGGGCCGGAAGGAAAGGTGGTGATCGGCCTCTCCTCAGACGCCTTCGCGGGCAGGAAGAGCCACCCGGTGATGCAGTACGAGCAGAGGCGGGCGGCGCTGGAGCGGTATGTGAGGAGCCTCCCCCCCGGCGCCGCCTGGGAGATCGAGGAGCTGAACGACCGCTACGGCTCGGCGCTCGAAGCAAACTTCGATATCCTGGTCGTCTCTGAAGAGACCCTGCCGGTCGCCCTGGAGATCAACAGACTCCGCCGGGCGAAGGGAAAAAAGATGGTGGAGATCTACCAGATCGCCTGCGTGCTCGCCGAGGACGGACGGTGGATCTCCTCGACGCGGATCATCAGGGGCGAGATCGACGAGGCCGGGCACCTGATCGGGTGA
- a CDS encoding SAM-dependent methyltransferase gives MEHSPSSKAITLTPIGIVRNDLAAPLLVADGDGLKVNEVPKAALKKFNQASDARSKIVIREDLSDLLDGIEDYSHIVVLYWGHGITDEARSLRRVHPVGRTDYPLKGIFSTCSPARPNPVLMTVVRLWEKDGTTLTVSGLDAIDRSPVLDLKPYVGESYPRDGVSVPEWMERIMGELRGV, from the coding sequence ATGGAACACTCACCCTCCTCAAAGGCGATCACGCTCACACCCATCGGGATCGTCAGGAACGACCTTGCAGCACCGCTGCTCGTCGCGGACGGCGACGGCCTGAAGGTGAACGAGGTGCCGAAGGCCGCGTTGAAGAAGTTCAACCAGGCGTCTGATGCGCGTTCGAAGATCGTCATCAGGGAAGACCTCTCCGATCTCCTCGACGGCATCGAAGACTACTCCCACATCGTGGTGCTCTACTGGGGTCACGGGATCACCGACGAGGCCCGGTCCTTAAGACGCGTTCACCCGGTCGGCCGCACCGATTATCCATTGAAAGGCATCTTCTCCACCTGCAGCCCGGCCCGCCCCAACCCGGTGCTGATGACGGTGGTCAGGTTGTGGGAGAAGGACGGCACCACATTGACCGTCTCCGGCCTGGACGCCATCGACAGAAGCCCGGTCCTGGACCTCAAACCCTATGTGGGTGAGTCCTACCCGCGGGACGGTGTTTCTGTCCCCGAGTGGATGGAGCGGATCATGGGAGAGTTAAGGGGGGTGTGA
- the pyrI gene encoding aspartate carbamoyltransferase regulatory subunit, producing MSSEPKCLQISPIKNGTVIDHITAGEAFNVLRILGITGTTEERLSVATNVVSRKSERKDIVKIENRELRKEEVDRIALIAPNATINIIRNYQVFEKKGVDIPEILHGVVRCPNPGCITNTREPIQSRFEVTEKGLHCLYCDWYLTEDIAGHII from the coding sequence ATGAGCAGCGAGCCGAAATGCCTGCAGATCAGCCCGATCAAGAACGGGACGGTGATCGACCATATCACGGCCGGCGAGGCCTTCAACGTCCTGCGGATCCTCGGGATCACCGGGACGACCGAGGAGCGTCTCTCCGTCGCCACGAATGTGGTGAGCCGCAAGTCTGAGAGAAAAGACATCGTCAAGATCGAGAACCGGGAACTGCGGAAGGAGGAGGTGGACCGGATCGCCCTGATCGCCCCGAACGCCACGATCAACATCATCAGGAACTACCAGGTCTTTGAGAAGAAGGGCGTCGATATCCCGGAGATCCTCCACGGCGTCGTCAGGTGCCCGAACCCGGGCTGCATCACCAATACGAGAGAGCCAATCCAGAGCCGGTTCGAGGTGACAGAGAAGGGGCTCCACTGCCTCTACTGCGACTGGTACCTCACCGAGGACATCGCCGGGCATATTATCTGA
- the pyrB gene encoding aspartate carbamoyltransferase, producing the protein MRHIISIKDFEKRDIEALLDRAEAIDAGTYDRHALDDRILGVLFFEPSTRTRMSFEAAMARLGGTSIDMGGVEASSVVKGETLADTIRVVSGYADAIVLRHPKEGAARLAAEFSSVPVLNAGDGAGQHPSQTLIDLYTIRQAMPLDGIDVGLLGDLRYGRTAHSLAYALTEFNVTLHTLAPQSLEMPPNVMEGLKDRGVEVVRHEDIEEFTASLDVMYVTRIQRERFPDTASYYAVASSYRVTPELLERAREQMIVLHPLPRVDEIDPGVDALPHARYFEQARNGIPIRMALLLGVMG; encoded by the coding sequence ATGCGTCATATCATCTCAATCAAGGATTTCGAGAAGAGGGATATCGAGGCCCTCCTCGACCGTGCCGAAGCGATCGACGCCGGCACCTACGACCGGCACGCCCTGGACGACCGGATCCTGGGCGTGCTCTTCTTCGAACCGTCCACGCGGACCAGGATGTCCTTTGAGGCGGCGATGGCCCGTCTCGGCGGGACCTCCATCGACATGGGCGGGGTCGAGGCGAGTTCGGTCGTGAAAGGCGAGACCCTTGCAGACACGATCAGAGTGGTGAGCGGCTACGCCGACGCCATCGTGCTCCGTCACCCCAAAGAAGGGGCGGCCAGGCTTGCTGCCGAGTTCTCCTCGGTCCCGGTGCTCAACGCCGGCGACGGCGCCGGGCAGCACCCGTCCCAGACCCTCATCGACCTCTACACGATCAGGCAGGCGATGCCCCTCGACGGGATCGACGTCGGGCTGCTCGGCGACCTCCGCTACGGACGGACCGCCCACTCCCTCGCCTACGCCCTCACCGAGTTCAACGTCACCCTCCACACCCTGGCCCCGCAGAGCCTGGAGATGCCCCCGAACGTGATGGAGGGGCTCAAAGACCGCGGCGTCGAGGTGGTCAGGCACGAAGACATCGAGGAGTTCACCGCCAGCCTGGACGTGATGTACGTCACCCGGATCCAGCGCGAGCGCTTCCCTGACACCGCCTCGTACTATGCGGTCGCCTCCAGCTACCGCGTGACCCCCGAACTGCTGGAGCGGGCGCGGGAACAGATGATCGTCCTCCACCCCCTCCCAAGGGTGGACGAGATCGATCCGGGCGTCGACGCCCTCCCGCACGCCCGCTACTTCGAGCAGGCGAGAAACGGGATCCCGATCAGGATGGCCCTCCTGCTGGGGGTGATGGGATGA
- a CDS encoding methyltransferase domain-containing protein: protein MIEEGERLVLVLGTREYYVRAGEGTLSTDLGMLDLASLIGMDYGGIIATHLGKEFVVRRPRATDFFAHASRTGAPMLPKDIGMVIAYTGMNRNDDVLDAGTGSGIAAIYFGGIARQVVTCEVRPEFAKKAEKNIRDAGLENVEVRACDVLEADGEYDVVHLDLGVREEHIAHAYRLVRPGGYLACYTPFIEQMSAAYDAAANLFSEVHTYECMEREMTRGSRGTRPSTRVGHSGYITIARR from the coding sequence ATGATCGAGGAGGGAGAGCGCCTGGTCCTCGTCCTCGGGACGAGAGAATATTATGTCCGCGCCGGGGAGGGCACCCTCTCCACCGACCTCGGCATGCTCGACCTCGCCAGCCTCATCGGCATGGACTACGGCGGTATCATCGCCACCCACCTGGGGAAGGAGTTCGTGGTCCGCCGCCCCCGTGCGACCGACTTTTTTGCGCATGCCTCCAGGACCGGCGCCCCCATGCTCCCGAAGGACATCGGCATGGTCATCGCCTACACCGGCATGAACCGGAACGACGATGTCCTCGACGCCGGCACCGGCAGCGGGATTGCGGCGATCTACTTCGGCGGCATCGCCCGCCAGGTGGTCACCTGCGAGGTCCGCCCGGAGTTTGCGAAGAAGGCCGAGAAGAACATCAGGGACGCCGGGCTCGAGAACGTCGAGGTGCGGGCCTGCGACGTCCTCGAGGCCGACGGGGAGTACGATGTCGTCCACCTCGACCTCGGGGTGCGGGAGGAGCATATCGCCCACGCCTACCGGCTTGTCAGGCCGGGCGGCTACCTCGCCTGCTACACGCCCTTCATCGAGCAGATGTCGGCCGCCTACGACGCGGCCGCAAACCTCTTTTCCGAGGTGCACACCTACGAATGCATGGAGCGGGAGATGACGCGGGGGAGCCGCGGCACCCGCCCCTCGACCCGGGTCGGGCATTCGGGCTATATCACCATCGCAAGGCGGTAA
- a CDS encoding nascent polypeptide-associated complex protein: protein MKQMMKQLGMEMETIEDVRRIVIETGSGNYVFDGAEVVATIMQGVTTYQITGEARFEPAAIEIPEDDVRLVMEQTGASADAARGALKATGGDIAEAILRLTAA from the coding sequence ATGAAGCAGATGATGAAGCAGCTCGGCATGGAGATGGAGACGATCGAGGACGTCCGCCGGATCGTCATCGAGACCGGCTCAGGCAATTACGTCTTCGACGGGGCCGAGGTCGTCGCCACCATCATGCAGGGGGTCACCACCTACCAGATCACCGGCGAGGCGCGGTTCGAGCCCGCCGCCATCGAGATCCCTGAAGACGACGTCAGGCTCGTGATGGAGCAGACCGGCGCATCGGCAGACGCCGCACGGGGGGCGCTGAAGGCCACCGGCGGCGACATTGCCGAGGCGATCCTGCGTCTGACCGCTGCATGA
- a CDS encoding PUA domain-containing protein: MLTGASKDSAERQVRAIADFQFGRGAGAALFPPGCRYVRSKTRRVRQVMIGEERIVTLRAQDGRFTLGIEGARRLAAAMPAPAYRVRIAEEVAEYIAQGKNAFAKHIAAADPEIRPGDEVILVRDGDEVIATGEAVLSGAEMLAFNYGVAVNVRKGGK, translated from the coding sequence GTGTTGACAGGAGCATCAAAAGACAGCGCGGAGCGGCAGGTCAGGGCAATCGCTGACTTCCAGTTCGGCAGGGGAGCGGGCGCAGCCCTCTTCCCGCCGGGCTGCAGGTACGTGCGCTCCAAAACCCGCCGCGTCCGTCAGGTGATGATCGGCGAGGAGCGGATCGTCACCCTGCGGGCCCAGGACGGGCGCTTCACCCTCGGGATCGAGGGCGCCCGCCGCCTTGCGGCTGCGATGCCGGCCCCGGCCTACCGGGTCAGGATCGCTGAGGAAGTCGCAGAGTATATCGCCCAGGGCAAGAACGCCTTTGCAAAGCATATCGCCGCCGCCGACCCCGAGATCAGGCCGGGCGACGAGGTGATCCTGGTCAGGGACGGCGACGAGGTGATCGCCACCGGCGAGGCCGTGCTCTCGGGTGCGGAAATGCTGGCATTTAATTACGGAGTAGCGGTAAATGTTAGAAAAGGAGGAAAGTAA
- a CDS encoding single-stranded-DNA-specific exonuclease RecJ, producing the protein MSLEGDVRAAAGRICEAERVTVISHIDADGITSLSILMQAITRAGIEAVPVFVRQLEPLMMHRVPQDDTLKVFADLGAGQQNLLEAHGLKDDRVVIVDHHVTQDVETPYLQVNALPYGHAKFSAAGAAYLVAQAIDADNRDLAKLAVIGNVGDMMAREDCGLVGPARQIVDDGLEYGNVEARKDLNCYGISTRPLANCLAYSDDPFIEGITNSLPGTRRLLARLGIPERTRKGQWRVWEDLSGEERQAIASALAEQVVAHGGRADRLCAEVYLFPDETEKTALRNAAEYSTLLNACGRWARPEVGSAICAGDRGEAVREAGHMLTHHRAVIRELLNHILETGVTELDAVQYIHVGDRFPDTIVGIGAGMALSRLNREKPILVMCTLPDDPDLTKVSMRATERMVGSGIDLQEALIEASGSFGGAAGGHAVAAGAYIPKTAEEEFVQRVDRSIKRQRGAAGQGNR; encoded by the coding sequence ATGAGTCTTGAGGGCGACGTCAGGGCGGCGGCCGGGCGCATCTGCGAGGCCGAACGGGTGACGGTCATCTCGCATATCGACGCCGACGGGATCACCAGCCTCTCCATCCTGATGCAGGCGATCACGCGCGCCGGGATCGAGGCGGTGCCGGTCTTCGTGCGGCAGCTCGAGCCCCTGATGATGCACCGCGTCCCGCAGGACGACACCCTCAAGGTCTTCGCCGATCTCGGCGCCGGGCAGCAGAACCTCCTGGAGGCGCACGGGCTGAAAGATGACCGCGTGGTGATCGTCGACCACCATGTCACGCAGGACGTGGAGACCCCGTACCTGCAGGTCAACGCCCTGCCGTACGGCCACGCGAAGTTCTCCGCCGCCGGCGCCGCATACCTGGTGGCGCAGGCGATCGACGCCGACAACCGGGACCTTGCAAAGCTCGCCGTGATCGGGAACGTCGGCGACATGATGGCGCGGGAGGACTGCGGGCTCGTCGGGCCGGCGCGGCAGATCGTCGACGACGGGCTCGAGTACGGGAACGTCGAGGCGAGAAAGGACCTCAACTGCTACGGCATCTCGACGCGGCCTCTTGCAAACTGCCTCGCCTACAGCGACGACCCCTTTATCGAGGGGATCACGAACAGCCTGCCCGGCACCCGCCGGCTGCTCGCCCGCCTCGGCATCCCCGAACGGACGCGCAAAGGGCAGTGGCGGGTCTGGGAAGACCTTTCAGGGGAGGAGCGGCAGGCGATCGCCTCGGCCCTTGCCGAGCAGGTGGTCGCCCACGGCGGCCGGGCCGACCGGCTCTGCGCCGAGGTCTATCTCTTCCCGGACGAGACCGAGAAGACGGCGCTGCGCAACGCCGCCGAGTATTCGACCCTGCTCAACGCCTGCGGGCGCTGGGCGCGCCCCGAGGTCGGGAGCGCCATCTGCGCCGGCGACCGGGGCGAGGCTGTGCGCGAGGCCGGGCACATGCTCACCCACCACCGGGCGGTGATCAGGGAACTCCTGAACCATATCCTGGAGACCGGGGTGACCGAGCTCGACGCCGTCCAGTACATCCATGTCGGCGATAGGTTCCCCGACACGATCGTCGGCATCGGGGCCGGGATGGCCCTGTCAAGGCTCAACCGGGAAAAACCGATCCTGGTGATGTGCACGCTCCCCGACGATCCCGACCTTACCAAGGTCTCGATGCGGGCGACCGAACGGATGGTCGGCAGCGGCATCGATCTCCAGGAGGCGCTCATCGAGGCCTCAGGCTCCTTCGGCGGCGCGGCAGGCGGCCATGCCGTCGCAGCCGGAGCATATATTCCAAAAACAGCAGAAGAGGAGTTTGTTCAGCGTGTTGACAGGAGCATCAAAAGACAGCGCGGAGCGGCAGGTCAGGGCAATCGCTGA
- a CDS encoding bifunctional ADP-dependent NAD(P)H-hydrate dehydratase/NAD(P)H-hydrate epimerase codes for MQDLLSPDLVELAAFCEAGVISPERMRAVDQNAIALGIPGIRLMEAAGLALACAVRESAPERVLVLCGRGNNGGDGLVAARHLQDLTVDVVVPACGSATPEFLAQMAALHHCAVAVHEVAVPAGVEALAPLFERADAIVDAMLGTGVHGAPRDPLAAMIGLANRSAARIVAADVPTPGTRSDLVLAFHRPKAPGVRAAGIGIPLAAEVFAGPGDLLCLRPKSPGAHKGAGGEVLVVGGGPYQGAPFLAGMAALRAGADLVRVASPAYVPCPDLIHVPLAGAVVGEEHLEVLIPMAERADVVLCGNGLGTRSHAVVEALARVAPRLVLDADALRIPLPAGAATIYTPHAAEFVRMTGRSLAGGLAERARTVRDAVPAGAAVLLKGATDIVSDGERVRFNRTGCPAMTVGGTGDVLAGVAAALFCRLSAFDAACAAAYANGRAGEAAAAGRDAGMTATEMLPHIPEVLYG; via the coding sequence ATGCAGGATCTTCTCTCCCCGGACCTGGTGGAACTCGCCGCCTTCTGCGAGGCCGGCGTCATCTCCCCTGAGCGGATGCGCGCCGTGGACCAAAACGCCATCGCCCTCGGCATCCCGGGCATCCGGCTGATGGAGGCGGCCGGTCTCGCCCTTGCCTGTGCGGTGCGGGAGTCCGCCCCCGAACGGGTGCTCGTCCTCTGCGGCCGCGGGAACAACGGCGGGGACGGCCTGGTCGCCGCCCGCCATCTCCAGGACCTGACGGTCGACGTCGTCGTCCCGGCGTGCGGCTCTGCCACCCCTGAGTTCCTCGCCCAGATGGCGGCCCTGCACCACTGCGCCGTCGCCGTCCACGAGGTGGCGGTGCCGGCCGGGGTGGAGGCGCTCGCCCCCCTCTTCGAGCGGGCCGACGCCATCGTCGACGCCATGCTCGGCACCGGGGTCCATGGCGCGCCCAGGGACCCCCTCGCCGCGATGATCGGGCTCGCGAACAGGAGCGCCGCCCGGATCGTCGCCGCCGACGTCCCGACGCCCGGGACCAGATCCGACCTCGTCCTTGCCTTCCACCGTCCCAAGGCGCCCGGGGTGCGGGCGGCCGGGATCGGGATCCCCCTCGCCGCCGAGGTCTTTGCCGGGCCGGGCGACCTCCTCTGCCTGCGGCCGAAATCGCCCGGAGCGCACAAGGGGGCGGGCGGCGAGGTGCTCGTCGTCGGCGGCGGGCCGTACCAGGGTGCGCCGTTCCTTGCCGGGATGGCGGCGCTGCGGGCCGGGGCCGACCTCGTCAGGGTCGCCTCGCCGGCGTACGTCCCCTGCCCCGACCTGATCCACGTCCCGCTCGCCGGGGCCGTCGTGGGCGAGGAGCACCTGGAGGTCCTCATTCCCATGGCCGAACGGGCCGACGTCGTCCTCTGCGGCAACGGTCTCGGGACCCGGAGCCATGCGGTGGTGGAGGCGCTCGCCCGGGTGGCGCCCCGCCTCGTCCTCGATGCCGACGCCCTCCGCATCCCCCTCCCAGCCGGGGCGGCGACGATCTACACCCCTCATGCCGCCGAGTTTGTCCGGATGACCGGCCGCTCCCTCGCCGGCGGTCTTGCTGAACGCGCCCGCACCGTGCGCGACGCTGTCCCCGCGGGGGCGGCCGTCCTCCTCAAGGGCGCGACCGACATCGTCTCGGACGGGGAGCGGGTCAGGTTCAACCGCACCGGCTGCCCCGCGATGACCGTCGGCGGCACCGGCGACGTCCTCGCCGGGGTGGCCGCCGCCCTCTTCTGCAGGCTTTCCGCCTTCGATGCGGCGTGTGCCGCGGCGTACGCGAACGGCCGCGCCGGCGAGGCGGCGGCGGCAGGAAGGGACGCCGGGATGACCGCAACAGAGATGCTCCCCCATATCCCAGAAGTACTCTATGGTTGA
- the moaC gene encoding cyclic pyranopterin monophosphate synthase MoaC — protein MVEFTHIADDRARMVDVSAKPDVVREAVAAGRIYLRPETLEAIRSGTTIKGNVLATARVAATLAVKDTPRIIPMCHPLALGGVEVEFDEAEGAIEAVVRVRSYGKTGVEMEALTGVSAALLTVWDMVKSAEKDADGQYPHTRIEGIRVIEKRKGAL, from the coding sequence ATGGTTGAGTTCACCCATATCGCCGACGACCGCGCTCGCATGGTCGACGTCTCGGCAAAGCCCGATGTCGTCAGGGAAGCGGTCGCCGCCGGCAGGATTTATCTGCGGCCCGAGACCCTGGAGGCGATCCGGTCCGGGACGACGATCAAGGGGAACGTCCTGGCCACCGCCCGCGTCGCCGCCACCCTCGCGGTGAAGGACACTCCTAGGATCATCCCGATGTGCCATCCCCTCGCCCTGGGCGGGGTGGAGGTGGAGTTCGACGAGGCCGAGGGCGCCATCGAGGCCGTGGTCCGCGTCCGCTCGTACGGCAAGACCGGGGTCGAGATGGAGGCCCTGACCGGCGTCTCTGCGGCGCTCCTCACCGTCTGGGACATGGTGAAGTCGGCTGAGAAGGATGCGGACGGTCAGTACCCGCACACCCGCATCGAGGGCATCCGCGTGATCGAGAAACGGAAGGGCGCGCTCTGA
- a CDS encoding 50S ribosomal protein L15e has product MAKSMYAYVREAWRNPAETGVKSLLWERMQVWRREGSVVRLDRPTRIDRAHTLGYKAKQGVIVVRASVRRGGRRKSRYVRGRRTARMGMRRITAGKSIQRIAEERASKKYPNMEVLNSYWVGQDGRHKWYEVILVDGSHPSVMSDPQLSWIGNANQRGRAERGKTMAGRKGRGQRHKGIGTEKTRPSIRSNANRGK; this is encoded by the coding sequence ATGGCAAAGTCAATGTATGCCTACGTTCGCGAGGCATGGAGAAACCCGGCTGAAACCGGGGTCAAGTCCCTCCTCTGGGAGCGGATGCAGGTATGGCGGCGCGAAGGCTCGGTTGTCCGCCTCGACCGCCCGACCCGTATCGACCGTGCGCACACCCTCGGCTACAAGGCGAAGCAGGGCGTCATCGTCGTGCGGGCCAGCGTCCGCCGCGGCGGTCGCAGGAAGTCCAGATACGTGCGCGGTCGCAGGACCGCACGGATGGGCATGCGCCGGATCACCGCCGGCAAGAGCATCCAGCGGATCGCCGAGGAGCGCGCCTCGAAGAAGTACCCGAACATGGAAGTGCTCAACTCCTACTGGGTCGGTCAGGACGGCCGTCACAAGTGGTACGAGGTCATCCTGGTCGACGGCAGCCACCCTTCGGTGATGAGCGACCCCCAGCTCTCCTGGATCGGCAACGCCAACCAGCGCGGCCGGGCCGAGCGCGGCAAGACGATGGCCGGTCGCAAGGGTCGCGGTCAGCGGCACAAGGGCATCGGCACCGAGAAGACCCGCCCGAGCATCCGCTCGAACGCGAACCGCGGAAAGTAA
- a CDS encoding RNase P subunit p30 family protein, whose protein sequence is MAYADACVHPYPAGDTSLPRMALEARELGFATIVSTGGAGEFFGVRAVQGVVIGARTFKDVVKAVRRAPEAALVAVCAGDESFTRSAVSLGGVHILKGVHQGPKNAFDHVAARTAGERGVAVEIDLAPIVALRGRDRQRVLACYADVLFLHRRYGFPLCIASNARSVLDQRSVREAIGLCSLFGMDGDEAGAALSSVEGLLNRPETVRVVE, encoded by the coding sequence ATGGCGTATGCTGATGCCTGTGTGCATCCCTATCCTGCCGGCGATACCTCGCTTCCACGCATGGCCCTGGAGGCGCGGGAACTCGGGTTTGCGACGATCGTCTCGACCGGAGGGGCTGGAGAGTTTTTCGGCGTCCGTGCTGTGCAGGGTGTCGTGATCGGCGCCCGGACGTTCAAGGACGTGGTGAAGGCGGTGCGGCGGGCGCCTGAGGCCGCCCTGGTGGCGGTGTGCGCGGGCGACGAGAGTTTCACCCGTTCGGCCGTCTCCCTGGGGGGGGTGCACATCTTGAAGGGGGTCCATCAGGGGCCGAAGAACGCCTTCGACCATGTGGCGGCCAGGACGGCCGGCGAGCGCGGCGTTGCCGTGGAAATCGATCTCGCCCCTATCGTCGCCCTGCGGGGCCGCGACCGGCAGCGGGTGCTCGCCTGTTATGCCGACGTCCTCTTTCTCCACCGCCGCTACGGCTTTCCCCTCTGCATCGCGAGCAATGCCCGCTCGGTCCTCGACCAGCGGAGCGTCCGCGAGGCCATCGGGCTCTGCTCGCTCTTTGGTATGGATGGGGACGAGGCCGGGGCCGCCCTCTCCTCGGTGGAGGGGCTGCTCAACAGGCCCGAGACGGTCAGGGTGGTCGAGTGA
- a CDS encoding Rpp14/Pop5 family protein, giving the protein MRPRPKALRQKRRYLLVRVLPPWQEIEQKALYLAVSGAVTSLFGDAHAAEIQPAVVFSDRGCAILRCRRGCEGDLSVACATVTAAGDLRVALRTVAVSGTIAALKGRMDGWIHALPPEQALYGEKEVRSFRYGRHKVDVLQEGIKKQSIVFLTDCEREEI; this is encoded by the coding sequence GTGAGGCCCAGACCCAAGGCCCTGCGGCAGAAGAGGCGTTACCTTCTCGTCAGGGTGCTGCCCCCATGGCAGGAGATCGAGCAGAAGGCCCTGTACCTCGCGGTCTCCGGGGCGGTGACCTCTCTCTTCGGCGATGCCCACGCGGCCGAGATCCAGCCCGCCGTCGTCTTTTCTGATCGGGGGTGCGCGATCCTCCGGTGCCGGCGGGGGTGCGAGGGCGACCTTTCTGTGGCCTGCGCCACCGTCACCGCCGCGGGCGATCTCCGGGTCGCATTGCGGACCGTCGCCGTTTCAGGGACGATCGCCGCGCTCAAAGGGCGGATGGACGGGTGGATCCATGCCCTGCCGCCCGAGCAGGCGCTGTACGGTGAAAAGGAGGTTCGCTCCTTTCGGTACGGGCGGCATAAGGTTGATGTACTACAAGAAGGTATTAAAAAACAGAGCATAGTCTTTTTGACAGATTGTGAACGTGAGGAGATCTAA
- the psmA gene encoding archaeal proteasome endopeptidase complex subunit alpha gives MQPQYQMGYDRAITVFSPDGRLYQVEYAREAVKRGTTAVGIKCSEGVILLVDKRVSSRLLEPASIEKIYQIDEHIGVASSGLVGDARLLVDRARVEAQINRVSYDEPIEVESLAKKICDHMQVYTQFGGARPYGTALLIAGIYEGEARLFETDPSGTLLEYKATGIGIGRPAVMKIFEEEYRYEMTIPEAIHLGLRALHAATEGKFDVQTVEIGVIEMKNPIFRKMEADEVKSFVDKVEFETPEGEKE, from the coding sequence ATGCAACCACAATATCAGATGGGATATGACCGGGCGATCACGGTCTTCAGCCCGGACGGGCGCCTGTACCAGGTCGAGTACGCACGGGAAGCGGTGAAGAGGGGGACGACCGCCGTCGGGATCAAGTGCAGCGAAGGGGTGATCCTCCTCGTCGACAAGCGCGTATCGTCGCGCCTCCTTGAACCTGCTTCTATCGAGAAGATCTACCAGATCGACGAGCATATCGGCGTCGCCTCATCGGGGCTCGTCGGTGACGCCCGCCTCCTTGTGGACCGTGCACGGGTCGAGGCCCAGATCAACCGGGTCTCGTACGACGAGCCGATCGAGGTGGAGAGCCTTGCCAAGAAGATCTGCGACCATATGCAGGTCTACACGCAGTTTGGCGGGGCCCGGCCGTACGGCACCGCCCTCCTGATCGCAGGCATCTATGAGGGCGAGGCCCGCCTCTTCGAGACCGATCCGTCGGGCACGCTCCTCGAGTACAAGGCGACCGGGATCGGCATCGGCCGGCCGGCCGTGATGAAGATCTTCGAGGAGGAGTACCGCTACGAGATGACGATCCCCGAGGCGATCCATCTCGGCCTGCGTGCCCTGCACGCGGCGACCGAAGGGAAATTCGATGTCCAGACCGTCGAGATCGGCGTCATCGAGATGAAAAACCCGATCTTCCGCAAGATGGAGGCCGACGAAGTGAAGTCTTTCGTCGACAAGGTCGAATTCGAGACGCCTGAAGGCGAAAAGGAGTGA
- a CDS encoding ribosome assembly factor SBDS, with protein MIPLDRAVMARLESHGERFEIAVDPELAMKVRQGEEIAIEDVVAADSVFENFAHGERASEEALMKVFGTTDFEPAARRILAKGEIHLTADQRRRMIEDKRRKVITFISRHAINPQTKLPHPPQRIELAMEEARVNIDPFKHVDELVKETVKALRPILPIRFEELRLAVKIPADHAPRAYGEMQGAATIEREEWLGDGSWVCVCRIPAGIQSDFYALVNRLSKGDGQVKILDQVY; from the coding sequence TTGATCCCGCTGGACCGGGCGGTGATGGCCCGTCTTGAGAGCCACGGCGAGCGCTTTGAGATCGCGGTCGACCCCGAGCTTGCGATGAAAGTGCGGCAGGGCGAGGAGATCGCGATCGAGGATGTCGTTGCGGCTGACTCGGTCTTCGAGAACTTCGCCCACGGGGAGCGGGCGTCTGAGGAGGCCCTCATGAAGGTCTTCGGGACGACCGATTTCGAGCCGGCCGCACGCCGGATCCTCGCGAAAGGCGAGATCCACCTGACGGCCGACCAGCGGCGACGGATGATCGAGGATAAGCGCCGGAAGGTGATCACCTTCATCTCCAGGCACGCGATCAACCCGCAGACCAAACTCCCGCACCCGCCGCAGCGGATCGAGCTGGCGATGGAGGAGGCGCGGGTGAACATCGACCCCTTCAAGCACGTCGACGAACTGGTGAAGGAGACGGTGAAGGCGCTCAGGCCGATCCTGCCGATCAGGTTCGAGGAGCTTCGGCTTGCCGTGAAGATCCCGGCCGATCACGCCCCCCGCGCCTATGGCGAGATGCAGGGTGCGGCGACGATCGAGCGGGAGGAGTGGCTGGGCGACGGTTCGTGGGTCTGCGTCTGCCGGATTCCTGCAGGTATTCAGAGCGATTTCTACGCCCTGGTCAACCGTCTCTCGAAGGGCGACGGGCAGGTAAAGATCCTTGATCAAGTATATTAA